From the Lepus europaeus isolate LE1 chromosome 12, mLepTim1.pri, whole genome shotgun sequence genome, one window contains:
- the RMI1 gene encoding recQ-mediated genome instability protein 1 isoform X1 has protein sequence MKAGQGFFLKLHLSTLAAYLAGPFLSSRAIRNATEQPVPNPVVRVPATVPSGNRSILFYLEEMSVTSIALRVETWLLATWHVKVPLMWLEACINWIQEENSNVNLSQAQMNKQVFEQWLLTDLRDLEHPLLPDGILEVPKGELNGFYALQINSLVDVSQPAYSQIQKLRGKNTANDLVTAETQVTQKPWEAKPSRMLMLQLTDGIIQMQGMEYQTIPALHSNLSPGTKILIHGNISFRLGVLLLKPENVKVLGGEVDALLEEYAQETVLARLLGEPDPAVAVIPSNSNQNIPRATDILDPALGPSDEELLASLDENDELTGNHITSLERCFNSGSSSNIIPMGQSSSEPKSKEKPPKQSMHFTDEELDDFSLEEALLLEETVQKEQMDTEELQLLALNRNTDRSTERVSHKPNTANNFSLICRNGNSSWNEKNLSEQMANEDESFGCPSARDQSSSVFSVQHDVPLTHDSANKYENSDDKTKQTISSSGGYSLTNKMLNRELLNCGPRKSSQRSKENDHHLQTRPLRSSVSNTDSSLAVDLYSPPFSYLSILMASKSKEVATVKVKAFIVTLTGNLSSSGGVWSITAKVSDGTAYLDVDFVDEILTSLIGFSVLEMKRLKKDPLQYQKFLEGLQKCQRDLIDLCCVMTISYNPSSSKAMVLALEDVNVEHLESLKKRLNK, from the exons ATGAAAGCAGGCCAGGGATTCTTTCTAAAGCTTCATCTTAGCACCCTTGCTGCTTACCTCGCAGGGCCATTTCTGAGCAGTAGAGCTATCAGGAACGCCACTGAACAGCCAGTTCCAAATCCTGTCGTCAGAGTCCCTGCTACTGTTCCAAGTG gtAACAGaagcatattattttatttagaagaaATGAGTGTAACTAGTATTGCATTAAGAGTTGAAACCTGGCTTTTAGCTACATGGCATGTTAAAGTGCCTCTAATGTGGCTGGAAGCTTGTATtaactggatccaagaagaaaacaGTAATGTCAATTTGAGTCAGgcacaaatgaataaacaagtgTTTGAACAATGGCTACTTACGGATCTGAGAGATTTAGAGCATCCTCTTTTACCTGATGGTATTTTAGAAGTTCCAAAAGGAGAACTGAATGGATTCTATGCTCTTCAGATTAACTCCTTGGTTGATGTGAGCCAACCTGCATATTCCCAGATACAGAAGCTGAGAGGAAAGAATACAGCAAACGATCTAGTTACAGCTGAAACACAAGTAACCCAAAAACCTTGGGAAGCAAAACCTTCACGAATGTTGATGCTACAGCTAACTGATGGAATTATACAAATGCAGGGAATGGAGTATCAGACTATTCCAGCTCTTCATAGTAATCTTTCTCCAggtacaaaaattttgattcATGGAAACATTTCTTTCCGTCTTGGTGTTCTCTTATTGAAACCAGAGAATGTGAAAGTGTTAGGAGGTGAAGTTGATGCTCTGTTAGAAGAATATGCCCAAGAAACCGTACTTGCAAGATTACTTGGGGAACCTGATCCTGCAGTTGCAGTCATCCCAAGTAATTCAAACCAGAACATCCCCAGAGCTACAGATATTCTGGATCCTGCCTTAGGACCTTCTGATGAAGAACTCTTGGCAAGTCTTGATGAGAATGATGAGCTTACAGGAAATCATATCACCTCCTTGGAAAGATGTTTCAACTCAGGTAGTTCTTCAAATATTATTCCCATGGGACAGTCAAGTTCTGAACCAAAATCAAAGGAGAAACCACCAAAGCAGTCTATGCATTTCACTGATGAGGAATTAGATGACTTTTCATTGGAAGAGGCCTTGCTTTTAGAAGAAACTGTCCAGAAAGAACAGATGGATACTGAAGAATTGCAGCTGTTGgctttaaacagaaacacagatagaaGTACAGAGAGGGTTTCACATAAACCTAATACTGctaataatttttctttgatttgcagaaatggaaacagtagctggaatgaaaaaaatttatctgaaCAAATGGCTAATGAAGACGAGTCTTTTGGTTGTCCATCTGCTAGAGACCAAAGTAGTAGTGTTTTTTCAGTACAGCATGATGTGCCCCTGACCCATGATTCTGCAAATAAATATGAGAACTCAGATgataaaacaaagcaaaccatTAGCAGTTCAGGTGGATACTCTTtgacaaataaaatgttaaacagaGAGCTGCTCAACTGTGGACCGAGAAAGAGTTCACAAAGGTCTAAAGAAAATGATCATCATTTACAGACTCGTCCTTTAAGGTCATCAGTGAGTAACACTGATTCTTCTCTTGCCGTGGATTTGTATTCTCCACCCTTTAGCTATTTGTCCATTCTAATGGCCAGCAAATCAAAGGAAGTTGCAACTGTGAAAGTGAAAGCCTTTATTGTAACTTTAACTGGAAATCTCTCAAGTTCTGGTGGAGTTTGGAGTATAACTGCAAAGGTTTCTGATGGTACCGCGTATCTAGATGTAGACTTTGTAGATGAGATACTTACTAGTCTGATAGGGTTTTCAGTACTAGAAATGAAACGGTTAAAAAAGGATCCTCTTCAATACCAAAAGTTCCTGGAAGGTTTGCAGAAATGCCAGAGAGATTTAATAGATTTGTGCTGTGTCATGACTATTTCATATAATCCTTCATCATCTAAAGCAATGGTACTGGCGTTAGAAGATGTTAATGTGGAACACCTTGAGAGCCTGAAGAAgcgattaaataaataa
- the RMI1 gene encoding recQ-mediated genome instability protein 1 isoform X2: MSVTSIALRVETWLLATWHVKVPLMWLEACINWIQEENSNVNLSQAQMNKQVFEQWLLTDLRDLEHPLLPDGILEVPKGELNGFYALQINSLVDVSQPAYSQIQKLRGKNTANDLVTAETQVTQKPWEAKPSRMLMLQLTDGIIQMQGMEYQTIPALHSNLSPGTKILIHGNISFRLGVLLLKPENVKVLGGEVDALLEEYAQETVLARLLGEPDPAVAVIPSNSNQNIPRATDILDPALGPSDEELLASLDENDELTGNHITSLERCFNSGSSSNIIPMGQSSSEPKSKEKPPKQSMHFTDEELDDFSLEEALLLEETVQKEQMDTEELQLLALNRNTDRSTERVSHKPNTANNFSLICRNGNSSWNEKNLSEQMANEDESFGCPSARDQSSSVFSVQHDVPLTHDSANKYENSDDKTKQTISSSGGYSLTNKMLNRELLNCGPRKSSQRSKENDHHLQTRPLRSSVSNTDSSLAVDLYSPPFSYLSILMASKSKEVATVKVKAFIVTLTGNLSSSGGVWSITAKVSDGTAYLDVDFVDEILTSLIGFSVLEMKRLKKDPLQYQKFLEGLQKCQRDLIDLCCVMTISYNPSSSKAMVLALEDVNVEHLESLKKRLNK; the protein is encoded by the coding sequence ATGAGTGTAACTAGTATTGCATTAAGAGTTGAAACCTGGCTTTTAGCTACATGGCATGTTAAAGTGCCTCTAATGTGGCTGGAAGCTTGTATtaactggatccaagaagaaaacaGTAATGTCAATTTGAGTCAGgcacaaatgaataaacaagtgTTTGAACAATGGCTACTTACGGATCTGAGAGATTTAGAGCATCCTCTTTTACCTGATGGTATTTTAGAAGTTCCAAAAGGAGAACTGAATGGATTCTATGCTCTTCAGATTAACTCCTTGGTTGATGTGAGCCAACCTGCATATTCCCAGATACAGAAGCTGAGAGGAAAGAATACAGCAAACGATCTAGTTACAGCTGAAACACAAGTAACCCAAAAACCTTGGGAAGCAAAACCTTCACGAATGTTGATGCTACAGCTAACTGATGGAATTATACAAATGCAGGGAATGGAGTATCAGACTATTCCAGCTCTTCATAGTAATCTTTCTCCAggtacaaaaattttgattcATGGAAACATTTCTTTCCGTCTTGGTGTTCTCTTATTGAAACCAGAGAATGTGAAAGTGTTAGGAGGTGAAGTTGATGCTCTGTTAGAAGAATATGCCCAAGAAACCGTACTTGCAAGATTACTTGGGGAACCTGATCCTGCAGTTGCAGTCATCCCAAGTAATTCAAACCAGAACATCCCCAGAGCTACAGATATTCTGGATCCTGCCTTAGGACCTTCTGATGAAGAACTCTTGGCAAGTCTTGATGAGAATGATGAGCTTACAGGAAATCATATCACCTCCTTGGAAAGATGTTTCAACTCAGGTAGTTCTTCAAATATTATTCCCATGGGACAGTCAAGTTCTGAACCAAAATCAAAGGAGAAACCACCAAAGCAGTCTATGCATTTCACTGATGAGGAATTAGATGACTTTTCATTGGAAGAGGCCTTGCTTTTAGAAGAAACTGTCCAGAAAGAACAGATGGATACTGAAGAATTGCAGCTGTTGgctttaaacagaaacacagatagaaGTACAGAGAGGGTTTCACATAAACCTAATACTGctaataatttttctttgatttgcagaaatggaaacagtagctggaatgaaaaaaatttatctgaaCAAATGGCTAATGAAGACGAGTCTTTTGGTTGTCCATCTGCTAGAGACCAAAGTAGTAGTGTTTTTTCAGTACAGCATGATGTGCCCCTGACCCATGATTCTGCAAATAAATATGAGAACTCAGATgataaaacaaagcaaaccatTAGCAGTTCAGGTGGATACTCTTtgacaaataaaatgttaaacagaGAGCTGCTCAACTGTGGACCGAGAAAGAGTTCACAAAGGTCTAAAGAAAATGATCATCATTTACAGACTCGTCCTTTAAGGTCATCAGTGAGTAACACTGATTCTTCTCTTGCCGTGGATTTGTATTCTCCACCCTTTAGCTATTTGTCCATTCTAATGGCCAGCAAATCAAAGGAAGTTGCAACTGTGAAAGTGAAAGCCTTTATTGTAACTTTAACTGGAAATCTCTCAAGTTCTGGTGGAGTTTGGAGTATAACTGCAAAGGTTTCTGATGGTACCGCGTATCTAGATGTAGACTTTGTAGATGAGATACTTACTAGTCTGATAGGGTTTTCAGTACTAGAAATGAAACGGTTAAAAAAGGATCCTCTTCAATACCAAAAGTTCCTGGAAGGTTTGCAGAAATGCCAGAGAGATTTAATAGATTTGTGCTGTGTCATGACTATTTCATATAATCCTTCATCATCTAAAGCAATGGTACTGGCGTTAGAAGATGTTAATGTGGAACACCTTGAGAGCCTGAAGAAgcgattaaataaataa